One stretch of Paenibacillus sp. FSL R5-0341 DNA includes these proteins:
- a CDS encoding ABC transporter substrate-binding protein, producing MKTIKRKKAISIILASLLSISLTACGSGGKDSGTAAGGDSKGGKVTLELAISKSSQDSAFIQQDILDAFEKQTNIRVNLQLIPAEQTTTVLQTKLAVDETPDIIQYNLASAVTDLNLERNFEILDNEPWASRIVNKDVLSSGGHLYSFHVSQDTGMQGVVYNKQIFEELGLSLPTNYEEFLAICEKIKASGITPVFMPYKDAWAANIWPAAAFADFVAKNEPTFFDDLNSNKKKWSDIPEFKTFLEQQYEIYTKGYTNTDVLSDSYDMAVGKFLNKEVAMMFMGDWLIEGVAEQDPNMELGVFPIPSSENASLGASPLGGQLFIPKKSKHLEEAKQFLDYIASKDVAQQIVDSKGYVSNFSDVTTPELPAYKQDIVDNYITPKKTVLTTDAFMLVDRSELYRLLQDQFAGGLSPEEVLKSWDEKFSQLMQDKGVEGF from the coding sequence TTGAAAACAATAAAAAGAAAAAAGGCGATTTCCATTATCCTGGCCAGTTTATTATCCATCTCGTTAACCGCTTGTGGATCAGGCGGCAAGGATTCCGGTACAGCTGCTGGCGGGGACAGTAAGGGCGGCAAAGTCACACTGGAGCTGGCGATCTCTAAAAGTTCTCAGGACTCTGCCTTCATTCAGCAAGACATTCTCGATGCATTCGAAAAACAAACGAACATTCGCGTCAATTTGCAGCTGATTCCAGCGGAACAAACGACGACGGTACTGCAAACTAAACTCGCTGTAGATGAAACGCCTGACATTATTCAGTACAATCTGGCGAGCGCAGTTACGGACCTGAACCTTGAACGTAACTTCGAAATTCTGGATAACGAGCCTTGGGCGAGCAGAATTGTGAACAAAGACGTCCTCTCTTCTGGTGGACACCTCTACAGTTTCCATGTCAGCCAAGATACAGGGATGCAAGGGGTCGTTTATAACAAACAGATCTTTGAAGAGCTCGGGTTGTCTCTTCCAACGAACTACGAAGAATTCCTAGCGATCTGTGAAAAAATCAAAGCGAGTGGCATTACGCCTGTATTCATGCCTTACAAAGATGCCTGGGCTGCCAACATCTGGCCTGCTGCAGCTTTTGCCGATTTTGTAGCCAAAAATGAGCCGACGTTTTTTGATGACTTGAACAGCAATAAGAAAAAATGGTCCGACATTCCGGAATTCAAAACCTTCCTGGAACAACAGTATGAAATTTACACCAAAGGGTACACCAACACGGATGTGCTTAGTGACAGCTATGACATGGCAGTAGGTAAATTCCTGAACAAGGAAGTAGCCATGATGTTTATGGGAGATTGGTTAATTGAAGGTGTTGCTGAGCAAGATCCAAATATGGAACTGGGCGTATTCCCGATTCCATCGTCAGAGAATGCCAGTCTCGGTGCAAGTCCACTCGGCGGACAACTGTTCATTCCGAAGAAATCCAAACATTTGGAAGAAGCTAAACAGTTCCTGGACTATATTGCTTCCAAGGATGTCGCACAACAGATCGTGGACTCCAAAGGGTACGTATCCAATTTCAGTGACGTCACCACACCCGAATTGCCGGCTTACAAGCAGGATATTGTAGACAACTATATTACGCCTAAGAAAACAGTGCTGACAACGGATGCTTTCATGCTGGTCGACCGCAGCGAACTGTACCGGTTGTTACAGGATCAATTTGCAGGTGGTTTGTCACCGGAAGAAGTCCTGAAATCCTGGGATGAGAAGTTCAGTCAGCTGATGCAGGATAAAGGTGTAGAAGGTTTCTAA